In Synechococcus sp. RS9909, one genomic interval encodes:
- the sat gene encoding sulfate adenylyltransferase, whose product MTATTSSSQASGVIAPYGGTLVDLMVPASEQAAVKASASTSIECSDRNACDVELLVVGGFSPERGFMHRADYEAVVAGHRTTSGYLFGLPIVMDTDRQDLAIGDKVLLTYQGQDLAVLTIEDKWEPDKVVEAKGCYGTTSLEHPAVRMIATERRRFYLGGLVQGLELPKRVFPCKTPAEVRAGLPEGEDVVAFQCRNPIHRAHYELFTRALHASNVSENAVVLVHPTCGPTQQDDIPGTVRFQTYERLAAEVENPRIRWAYLPYAMHMAGPREALQHMIIRRNYGCTHFIIGRDMAGCKSSLTGEDFYGPYDAQNFAKECAPELMMETVPSLNLVYTEEEGYVTAEHAEARGLHVKKLSGTQFRKLLRSGEEIPEWFAFRSVVDVLRAA is encoded by the coding sequence ATGACTGCCACCACCTCCAGTTCTCAGGCCTCCGGCGTGATCGCCCCCTATGGCGGCACCCTGGTGGATCTGATGGTGCCCGCCAGCGAGCAGGCAGCCGTCAAGGCGTCGGCTTCCACCAGCATCGAGTGCTCCGATCGCAATGCCTGCGATGTGGAGCTGTTGGTGGTGGGAGGGTTCTCCCCCGAGCGTGGCTTCATGCATCGCGCCGACTATGAGGCGGTGGTGGCGGGGCATCGCACCACCTCCGGCTACCTCTTCGGCCTGCCGATCGTGATGGACACCGATCGGCAGGATCTGGCCATTGGCGACAAGGTGCTGCTGACTTACCAGGGCCAGGACCTGGCGGTGCTCACCATCGAGGACAAGTGGGAGCCCGACAAGGTTGTGGAGGCCAAGGGCTGCTACGGAACCACGTCGCTGGAGCATCCGGCGGTGCGCATGATCGCCACAGAGCGTCGTCGTTTTTATCTCGGTGGCCTGGTACAGGGGCTGGAGCTGCCGAAGCGGGTGTTCCCGTGCAAGACGCCGGCGGAGGTGCGGGCTGGCCTGCCGGAAGGTGAAGACGTGGTGGCCTTCCAGTGCCGCAATCCGATCCATCGCGCCCACTACGAACTGTTCACCCGGGCGCTCCACGCCAGCAATGTGAGCGAGAACGCTGTGGTGCTGGTTCATCCCACCTGCGGCCCCACCCAGCAGGACGACATTCCCGGCACGGTGCGGTTTCAGACTTATGAGCGACTCGCCGCCGAGGTGGAGAACCCCCGCATCCGCTGGGCCTACCTGCCCTACGCCATGCACATGGCGGGGCCTCGCGAGGCGCTCCAGCACATGATCATTCGCCGCAATTACGGCTGCACCCACTTCATCATCGGCCGCGATATGGCTGGTTGTAAGTCGTCGCTCACTGGCGAGGACTTCTACGGCCCTTATGACGCTCAGAACTTTGCCAAGGAGTGTGCCCCTGAGCTCATGATGGAAACCGTGCCCTCGCTCAACCTCGTGTACACCGAGGAAGAGGGGTATGTGACTGCTGAGCATGCGGAGGCCCGTGGGCTGCA
- a CDS encoding photosystem II manganese-stabilizing polypeptide translates to MSIRPLLALVLALCLTLVTACSGGAQAVDRSSATRYEDIVNTGKANDCPTLSDAARGSIALDIGGSYELRDVCMHPLQVSVKGEPANKRQEAQFVEGKILTRYTSSLDEVYGDLEVSEEGLSFSEKGGIDFQPITVLIPGGEEYPFTFSSKNLQAKASGAAITTSTDFEGTYRTPSYRTSNFIDPKGRALTTGVDYPQGLIGLGGDYEELQTENVKRYIDGTGVMSLSITKVDPETGEFAGVFTAIQPSDSDMGGREIVDVKITGELYGRLEEA, encoded by the coding sequence ATGAGCATCCGTCCCCTGCTGGCCCTGGTGCTGGCTCTCTGTCTCACCCTGGTCACTGCATGCAGTGGTGGTGCCCAGGCGGTCGACCGCTCCAGTGCCACCCGTTACGAAGACATCGTCAACACGGGCAAGGCGAACGATTGCCCGACCCTGTCTGATGCCGCCCGTGGCTCCATTGCGCTCGATATCGGCGGTTCCTATGAATTGCGCGATGTCTGCATGCACCCCTTGCAGGTGTCTGTGAAGGGCGAGCCCGCCAACAAGCGCCAGGAAGCCCAGTTCGTGGAAGGCAAGATTCTGACGCGCTACACCTCCAGCCTTGATGAGGTGTATGGCGACCTTGAAGTGAGCGAGGAGGGTCTCAGCTTCTCGGAAAAGGGTGGCATCGATTTCCAGCCGATCACCGTGCTCATTCCAGGTGGTGAGGAGTATCCCTTCACTTTCTCCAGTAAGAATCTCCAGGCCAAGGCATCGGGAGCCGCCATCACCACCAGCACTGATTTTGAAGGCACCTATCGCACCCCCAGCTATCGCACCAGCAACTTCATCGACCCCAAGGGTCGGGCCCTGACCACCGGTGTCGACTACCCCCAGGGACTGATCGGCCTGGGTGGTGATTACGAGGAGCTGCAGACCGAGAACGTCAAGCGCTACATCGATGGCACCGGTGTGATGAGCCTGTCGATCACGAAGGTTGATCCGGAGACCGGTGAATTCGCTGGTGTGTTCACCGCCATACAGCCCTCCGACTCCGATATGGGTGGTCGCGAAATCGTGGATGTGAAGATCACTGGTGAGCTTTACGGCCGTCTGGAAGAGGCCTGA